Proteins encoded within one genomic window of Panicum virgatum strain AP13 chromosome 1N, P.virgatum_v5, whole genome shotgun sequence:
- the LOC120655125 gene encoding heterogeneous nuclear ribonucleoprotein A2 homolog 1-like isoform X1, whose amino-acid sequence MAGYPEDNQHALNGYEDEEVDEEEGHPGRRGGRDGGSGYGDAGGDDGRGAGGDSSGKIFVGGVAWETTEETFSKHFEKYGAITDSVIMKDKHTKMPRGFGFVTFSDPSVIDKVLEDEHVIDGRTVEVKRTVPREEMTTKDGPKTRKIFIGGLPPSLTEDELKDHFSSYGKVVEDQIMLDHSTGRSRGFGFVTFESEDAVERVISEGRMRDLGGKQVEIKKAEPKKHGSDHSSNGRSSHGGGGGYRNSYRSGGAGSGSGGNSGGGGGGGGGGYGYGGAYRSAAAAGYGYDGGAGAGYGYGRGYGYAGNAGFGSGFGGGYGGSMYGGAYGAYGAYGGGAYGGGAYGGGAYGGGAYGGGPGGYGAGGYGGYGGAGGAGGAAGGSSGARSSSRYHPYGK is encoded by the exons ATGGCGGGGTACCCGGAGGACAACCAGCACGCGCTGAACGGGTACGAGGATGAGGAGGTCGACGAGGAGGAGGGCCACCCCGGGAGGCGGGGAGGCCGGGACGGGGGCTCTGGGTACGGCGACGCCGGCGGAGACGACGGGAGGGGGGCCGGCGGCGACTCGTCGGG GAAGATTTTCGTCGGAGGCGTTGCTTGGGAGACGACTGAAG AAACATTCTCCAAGCATTTTGAGAAGTATGGGGCAATAACTGATTCTGTAATTATGAAGGACAAGCATACTAAGATGCCTCGTGGATTTGGATTTGTTACATTTTCTGATCCATCTGTTATAGACAAGGTTTTGGAGGATGAGCACGTTATAGATGGCAGAACG GTTGAGGTCAAGAGGACAGTCCCTAGGGAAGAAATGACCACCAAAGATGGCCCCAAGACAAGAAAGATCTTCATTGGTGGGCTACCACCATCACTAACTGAAG ATGAGTTGAAGGATCACTTTTCCTCTTATGGTAAGGTGGTTGAAGACCAGATAATGCTTGATCATAGCACTGGGCGTTCTAGAGGGTTTGGTTTTGTCACTTTTGAAAGTGAGGATGCTGTTGAAAGGGTCATATCAGAGGGGAGAATGCGTGATCTTGGTGGGAAGCAG GTTGAAATAAAGAAGGCTGAACCAAAGAAGCATGGATCTGATCACAGTAGTAATGGTAGGTCTAGCCAtgggggtggtggtggttaCCGTAATTCTTACCGTAGTGGTGGAGCTggcagcggcagcggtggcaacagtggtggtggtggtggtggcggcggcggtggttatGGGTACGGTGGTGCTTATAGGtctgctgctgcagcaggtTATGGATATGATGGTGGTGCAGGAGCGGGATATGGCTATGGCAGAGGGTATGGCTATGCAGGCAATGCTGGCTTTGGGTCTGGTTTTGGCGGTGGGTATGGTGGCTCCATGTACGGAGGCGCTTATGGTGCATATGGTGCCTATGGTGGTGGTGCTTATGGAGGGGGTGCTTACGGAGGTGGTGCTTATGGAGGTGGCGCCTATGGTGGTGGCCCAGGTGGCTATGGCGCTGGTGGATATGGTGGCTACGGGGGTGCTGGTGGAGCAGGTGGTGCTGCTGGTGGGAGTTCGGGTGCTCGGAGTTCTAGCAGGTACCATCCATATGGAAAATAA
- the LOC120655125 gene encoding glycine-rich RNA-binding protein 8-like isoform X2 has protein sequence MRRSTRRRATPGGGEAGTGALGTATPAETTGGGPAATRRGRFSSEALLGRRLKVEVKRTVPREEMTTKDGPKTRKIFIGGLPPSLTEDELKDHFSSYGKVVEDQIMLDHSTGRSRGFGFVTFESEDAVERVISEGRMRDLGGKQVEIKKAEPKKHGSDHSSNGRSSHGGGGGYRNSYRSGGAGSGSGGNSGGGGGGGGGGYGYGGAYRSAAAAGYGYDGGAGAGYGYGRGYGYAGNAGFGSGFGGGYGGSMYGGAYGAYGAYGGGAYGGGAYGGGAYGGGAYGGGPGGYGAGGYGGYGGAGGAGGAAGGSSGARSSSRYHPYGK, from the exons ATGAGGAGGTCGACGAGGAGGAGGGCCACCCCGGGAGGCGGGGAGGCCGGGACGGGGGCTCTGGGTACGGCGACGCCGGCGGAGACGACGGGAGGGGGGCCGGCGGCGACTCGTCGGG GAAGATTTTCGTCGGAGGCGTTGCTTGGGAGACGACTGAAG GTTGAGGTCAAGAGGACAGTCCCTAGGGAAGAAATGACCACCAAAGATGGCCCCAAGACAAGAAAGATCTTCATTGGTGGGCTACCACCATCACTAACTGAAG ATGAGTTGAAGGATCACTTTTCCTCTTATGGTAAGGTGGTTGAAGACCAGATAATGCTTGATCATAGCACTGGGCGTTCTAGAGGGTTTGGTTTTGTCACTTTTGAAAGTGAGGATGCTGTTGAAAGGGTCATATCAGAGGGGAGAATGCGTGATCTTGGTGGGAAGCAG GTTGAAATAAAGAAGGCTGAACCAAAGAAGCATGGATCTGATCACAGTAGTAATGGTAGGTCTAGCCAtgggggtggtggtggttaCCGTAATTCTTACCGTAGTGGTGGAGCTggcagcggcagcggtggcaacagtggtggtggtggtggtggcggcggcggtggttatGGGTACGGTGGTGCTTATAGGtctgctgctgcagcaggtTATGGATATGATGGTGGTGCAGGAGCGGGATATGGCTATGGCAGAGGGTATGGCTATGCAGGCAATGCTGGCTTTGGGTCTGGTTTTGGCGGTGGGTATGGTGGCTCCATGTACGGAGGCGCTTATGGTGCATATGGTGCCTATGGTGGTGGTGCTTATGGAGGGGGTGCTTACGGAGGTGGTGCTTATGGAGGTGGCGCCTATGGTGGTGGCCCAGGTGGCTATGGCGCTGGTGGATATGGTGGCTACGGGGGTGCTGGTGGAGCAGGTGGTGCTGCTGGTGGGAGTTCGGGTGCTCGGAGTTCTAGCAGGTACCATCCATATGGAAAATAA